The following DNA comes from Photobacterium sp. DA100.
AAAGATAGAGTTGGATTTTCTGTTGTAGCTCGTTCAAGGCTTGCTCTGCTTTTATTCTTTTTTCTTTTTCCTGTTCCAATTCCTTGCCAAGTTCAACAGCCATATAGCCGCCTTTGATTAATGCTTTGGTTGTGACGTTGCTCTCAGTAATCGACTTTAACTCTTCAATCATGAAATAGTGTTTGTCGATATCTCTTATTGTAATTGCCATGTGTTTAATAACGCTTAAAAGATAGCATTATCTATCAGATTGTATGGCTGTCAATATTTCTGATGGCTTTTTCTGCAGGGTAAATATTTTCTGAAAATGAATTTTGCTATCACACTTATAAGTGGTCCAGCTTCAATTTATCGTGAGGCTAGAGCGTTTATATTAAAAATTAAGCTTAACTAGGTTGTTGAAACTATTGTAGTCACTATTCGACAAGGATTAGAATCCACTTACAAAACAAATAGTGGTCGTAAGGAAAGTCGTGAACCTGCAACTGAGTCAGATTAAACGTCGAGCGATGGAAAATCGTATTAGGCAGCTATCAAAACCTTCGTTACCAGGGCTGATGGAAATTACGCACGGAAGTGAGATCACACTCAGTGTTAAAACCCCGGTAGGGCAACTCTATCAAGTTAATTCGGTTTTTATCGGTACCAATGGTAAAGACAAGCTATTTATTGAATTGCCTGAGGTTAACAAGGCGGAAAGGGATCAATTTTTTCAGCTTGGCTATCGGATGACAATAAAAGCGGTTTCTGACAAAGGCGAGGGCGCTTTGGTAAGAATTAGAACCCAAATTAGCCATATCATTACCGAACCCGTTCCGCTGCTAGTTGTAGATATTCCGCTTAAAATTGATGTGGTGCAACTACAAAAGGAATCCCGTTATGACGATAATCTCGAGGTCAAACGGGGGATGGTCTAACCATTAGCAGCACGGAAACTAGCTATCACTTGGCTGAAAAATCCCGAGTTTTTCGAGGCAGCGCTGAACTTTCTGCATAGAAAGGGGCTTGACGAGGTAGTCATTCGGATTATGCGAAATAACACGTTTAACGGTATCCATTTCACTATCACCGGTTACAATCACAACCGGCAATGAAGGGTATTGTGTCCGGATATATTGCAAGACCTCAATCCCGTCCAGCGGCTTGCACAGGTTTAGATCGAGAAAAATGCAGTCAACCTTACTTTTTAGCAATGTACTATAGGCTTGCTGTGCTGTGGGTGCATAAAGGAGCTTTTGAATCGGGATACTTTTTCTTAGCAATTCGGCCAGGATCTTAGCCATCATTTTATTGTCTTCAATGATGAGAAATTTATTCATATTGGTTCTTCC
Coding sequences within:
- a CDS encoding flagellar brake domain-containing protein; translation: MNLQLSQIKRRAMENRIRQLSKPSLPGLMEITHGSEITLSVKTPVGQLYQVNSVFIGTNGKDKLFIELPEVNKAERDQFFQLGYRMTIKAVSDKGEGALVRIRTQISHIITEPVPLLVVDIPLKIDVVQLQKESRYDDNLEVKRGMV
- a CDS encoding response regulator is translated as MNKFLIIEDNKMMAKILAELLRKSIPIQKLLYAPTAQQAYSTLLKSKVDCIFLDLNLCKPLDGIEVLQYIRTQYPSLPVVIVTGDSEMDTVKRVISHNPNDYLVKPLSMQKVQRCLEKLGIFQPSDS